The Periplaneta americana isolate PAMFEO1 chromosome 10, P.americana_PAMFEO1_priV1, whole genome shotgun sequence genome includes a window with the following:
- the LOC138707442 gene encoding methyl-CpG-binding domain protein 4-like isoform X2 produces MKSADKCESPEYSRRKECRVPMHILQKEKWTPPRSPFNLVQETLYHDPWQLLVATTFLTRTSGEAAIPVLWKFLEQWPNPESVNRATLDELAAVLEPLGLHRRRAYVIKRMTSHILSSSPVALISGSHSRCRSATFKRVGLVIRL; encoded by the exons ATAAATGTGAGTCGCCAGAGTATAGTAGAAGGAAGGAATGTCGTGTACCAATGCACATTCTTCAGAAAGAAAAGTGGACACCACCAAGATCTCCGTTCAATCTTGTTCAGGAGACCTTGTATCATGACCCTTGGCAGCTACTTGTGGCAACAACTTTCTTAACTCGTACATCAG GAGAGGCTGCAATTCCTGTGTTATGGAAATTTCTTGAACAGTGGCCAAACCCTGAGTCTGTAAACAGAGCAACATTGGATGAACTTGCTGCAGTTTTAGAACCTCTTGGTTTACACAGAAGACGTGCTTACGTCATCAAGAGAATGACAA GTCATATCCTCAGCTctagtcctgtcgctctaatttccggcagccattcgcgttgcagatcggctacatttaaacgtgtgggtcttgtgattcgcttatga
- the LOC138707442 gene encoding methyl-CpG-binding domain protein 4-like isoform X1, protein MKSADKCESPEYSRRKECRVPMHILQKEKWTPPRSPFNLVQETLYHDPWQLLVATTFLTRTSGEAAIPVLWKFLEQWPNPESVNRATLDELAAVLEPLGLHRRRAYVIKRMTIEYEKKKWSYPIELYGIGKYGNDSYRIFCVNQWRYVKPNDGKLNQYVNWLWRNYKSHHCKT, encoded by the exons ATAAATGTGAGTCGCCAGAGTATAGTAGAAGGAAGGAATGTCGTGTACCAATGCACATTCTTCAGAAAGAAAAGTGGACACCACCAAGATCTCCGTTCAATCTTGTTCAGGAGACCTTGTATCATGACCCTTGGCAGCTACTTGTGGCAACAACTTTCTTAACTCGTACATCAG GAGAGGCTGCAATTCCTGTGTTATGGAAATTTCTTGAACAGTGGCCAAACCCTGAGTCTGTAAACAGAGCAACATTGGATGAACTTGCTGCAGTTTTAGAACCTCTTGGTTTACACAGAAGACGTGCTTACGTCATCAAGAGAATGACAA TTGAGTATGAAAAGAAGAAATGGAGTTATCCAATAGAATTATATGGAATTGGAAAATACGGCAATGACTCATACAGAATATTTTGTGTTAATCAGTGGAGATATGTGAAACCAAACGATGGGAAACTTAATCAATATGTGAACTGGTTGTGGCGCAATTATAAAAGTCACCATTGTAAAACATGA
- the LOC138707442 gene encoding methyl-CpG-binding domain protein 4-like isoform X3, whose translation MKSADKCESPEYSRRKECRVPMHILQKEKWTPPRSPFNLVQETLYHDPWQLLVATTFLTRTSGEAAIPVLWKFLEQWPNPESVNRATLDELAAVLEPLGLHRRRAYVIKRMTITCW comes from the exons ATAAATGTGAGTCGCCAGAGTATAGTAGAAGGAAGGAATGTCGTGTACCAATGCACATTCTTCAGAAAGAAAAGTGGACACCACCAAGATCTCCGTTCAATCTTGTTCAGGAGACCTTGTATCATGACCCTTGGCAGCTACTTGTGGCAACAACTTTCTTAACTCGTACATCAG GAGAGGCTGCAATTCCTGTGTTATGGAAATTTCTTGAACAGTGGCCAAACCCTGAGTCTGTAAACAGAGCAACATTGGATGAACTTGCTGCAGTTTTAGAACCTCTTGGTTTACACAGAAGACGTGCTTACGTCATCAAGAGAATGACAA